The window AATCCTTCAAACTACTTTTCCTAGTGACAGACTTTTTCATTGCTCTTACAAGTTTTGTCTTTGCTTATGTCATTCGTTACTATCTATCTCCTGATTCTTCATTTCAAATCCAAACAATCGAACCTATTAATTATTTGATTTTAGGGATTGTGCTTGGTTTTTCACAAGTTTTGGCATTTCTATCGATTGATTTATACCATCCAAGAAGAGGTTTATCATTTTCCGATGAACTCTTTGCGATCATCACGGGAGTCATCTTAAATTTACTTGTAGTGTTATCGTTATTATTTTTCTTTCGTGGAGAAAGTTTTTCAAGGCTTGTGATTGGTTACTTTGCAGTTTGTACAGTAATCCTAACTTCCTTTTCTCATTTTGTTTTACGTTCGCTAATGCAGTATTTACGCAGCAAAGGATTCAATCTAAAATCTGTCCTCATCATTGGAACAGGTAAATCTGCGAGTAACTTCTCAGAAACTCTTAGGAAACATTCGATTTACGGTTATACGGTCAAAGGATTTGTTGCAGGGAAAAAGAATTTATCTTCTAAAAAACTTCATACAGTCACAACCACTGGGAAATTGGAATCTTATGTAGAAGAAAACAATATTGATCTAATTGTTTATGCACTTTCCCACGAAGAAGGAGATTCCTTAAAAGAAGTCATAGACATTGCTGACTTCCATGGGATCGATTTAAAAGTAATTCCTAGTTACGAAGAAATCGTCACAGCCAAAGGACGAGTGGAAGTATTAGATGGAATTCCAATCATTTCTATTCGCAATATCCCGCTGCGATTAGGATATAATTTAGTCCTTAAAAGAAGTTTTGATATATTGTTTTCTTTATTTTTCATTCTTCTTTTTAGTCCTTTTTATCTTCTGATAGCCTTACTTGTAAAATTAACAAGTAAGGGCCCCGTTTTTTACAAACAGGAACGAGTAGGGCTTGATAACAAAGTATTCGGAATGATAAAATTCCGATCCATGGTTGTGCAAACAAAAGAAAAATCGGATACACTTTGGACAGTCAAAGATGACCCACGTGTCACTGCCGTTGGTGCCGTATTACGAAAGTTATCTCTAGATGAAACACCACAGTTTTTTAACGTATTACTCGGGGACATGTCTGTTGTGGGGCCAAGACCAGAACGTCCTTTTTATGTAGAAAAATTTCGAAATGAACACCAACAATACATGAGACGCCATGCAGCAAAAGCGGGAATTACAGGTTGGGCACAAGTGCAAGGTTTTCGGGGAGACACCTCCATCGAAAAACGAATCGAAGCAGATATTTTTTATATAGAAAACTGGTCACTCCTTCTCGATATCAAAATCATTTTACTCACACCTCTAAAAACAATTATAGATAGGAATGCATACTGAGGAAAACTTATGGATGAAAAAGAATTAAAAAACATTGCCAACTTGGCAAAACTTAACATTGAAGAAAAGGAAGTATCATCAATGTTAAGTGATTTTTCTCGGATTGTACAATACGTGGATGAAATCAAAAACCTTGATACCTCCAGCGTAGGTGATGATGAAATATATGAACAAATCTTTTATGAACTAAGAAAAGACTTAGCTGAAAATGGTTTAAAAAGAGATGATTTAGCTAAAATTGCTCCTTCCTATGAAAATGGTTATGTTGTGGTTCCCAAGGTAATTGAAACATGAAAGATTTAATATTTCTCACTTATTCCGAAATCAAAGCCAAACTAAATGACGGTTCATTAAAATCAAAAGATTTAGTTTCTGCTTATCTCGAACGAATCGAAGGTGCTGATTCCAAAGTAAAAGCATTTTTGGAAATCAATAAAGATCATATCTTAAAACAAGCTGAAGAAAGTGACAATCGAAGGAAGTCCGGAAAGTTACTTTCTGAGTTTGATGGAATTCCTATTGGAATCAAAGACAATATTTGTATCACTGGCGAAATCACATCTTGTTCTTCCCGAATTTTAGAAAATTTTCGTTCTCCTTATGATGCATCCGTAATCCAAAAACTCAAAGACAAAGGATTTGTTTTCTTCCCTAGACTCAATATGGATGAATTTGCCATGGGTTCATCTACAGAAAACAGTGCTTTCCAAACCACAAAAAATCCTTTTGATACAAGTCGTATTCCTGGAGGATCTAGCGGTGGTTCGGCGGCAGCTGTGGCAGCCTCTATGTTACCAGTTTCTCTCGGATCAGATACCGGTGGTTCGATCCGCCAGCCTGCAGCTCTCTGCGGAATCTGGGGATTAAAACCTACATATGGTCGTGTGTCTCGGTATGGACTCATTGCTTATGCATCAAGCCTAGATCAAATTGGTCCCTTTTCCAATGATTTACAAGGGATTTCCGATTTGCTAGAAATCATTTCAGGTCTTGATCCCAAAGACCAAACCACAGCCAAAGTAAATCACTTTGAGGCCAATTCAGTTTCTTCTGTTGATTGGAAAGGAAAACGAATTGGAGTGATGAAGTCAGAAGAATTTAATTTTTCACCAGACGTAAACAAACGTTATACGGATCTTTTAAAAGAATTGGAATCCAAAGGAGCCACTCTCGTTCCTCTTGATTTTTCCCTTTTAAAGTATGCCATTCCGGTTTATTATTTAATTGCTACTGCAGAATGTTCGTCGAACCTCAGCCGGTTTGATGGAATTCGTTACGGACTACGCAAAGAAGGCAGTGGAAAATTGGATGATTTGTATTCTGAATCCAGAACCCAAGGTTTTGGTCCCGAAGTCAAACGCCGAATTTTACTCGGAACTTTTTCCTTAAGTTCTGGTTATTACGATGCTTATTATGGAAAAGCCCAGAAAGCAAGAGTTCTCATTCGTAAACAATATGCAGAATTTTTTAAATCGGTTGATATCATTTTCCAACCTACATCACCTACAACAGCATTCAAGGTAGGTGAAAAAACTAAAGATCCAATCCAAATGTACCAAGCAGATATCCTTACCACTTCGGTCAATTTAGCAGGAGTTCCTGCCATTAGTTGTCCTGCAGGTGTAGATTCCACTGGGCTCCCGATTGGATTACAAATTACTTCTTCTCATTTTGATGAATCCAAACTTTTAAGTTATGCAAAATCTGTTTCTGAACTAGAAATTACAAAATTACCACTCCCGAAAGAGATCACCTAACATGGATGAGCTAACCAAAAGAGTCATCCCTTGTTTGGATATCAAAGGAGGAAGGGTAGTCAAAGGTGTTCAATTTGTAAATTTAATTGATGCCGGAGATCCCGTCTCTTGTGCTGTTGCTTATGAAGAAAACAAAGCAGATGAACTTTGTTTTTTGGATATCACAGCTTCATCCGACAAAAGAGATATTCTTTTAAATTTAGTAGAACAAGTTGCCAATAAACTTTTTATCCCTTTTACAGTTGGTGGCGGGATTCGTACCATAGAAGACGTAAAAGCAGTATTAAATAAAGGTGCGGATAAAGTTTCTATCAATACCAGTGCCTTTCAAAATCCGAAATTACTCAAAGATTCGAGTGAAATTTATGGATCACAATGTATTGTTTGCGCTATAGACGTCAAATTCCATCCAGAAAGAAAAAGGTACGAAGTGTACTTGAATGGTGGTCGGTTAGAAACTGGTAGAGATGCACTCGATTGGGGAAAAGAAGCCTTCGAAATGGGCGCAGGTGAAATTTTACTGACTTCCATGGACAAAGATGGAACCAAAGACGGATTTGATATCACACTCATGAAATCCTTCACCTCCAATCTTTCGATTCCGATCATTGCTTCTGGTGGTGCTGGAAATCCTGAACATATGGCAGAAGTCATTTTACGTGGCGGAGCAGATGCAGTTCTTGCAGCTTCCATATTCCACTTTGGAGAATTTTCTATCCAAGAAACCAAACAAACTATGAAAGAGATGGGAATCAAAGTGCGACTATGATTCCTTTCCACATTTTTGATACCTTACTTTTTTTATTTCCCTTTGTAGTCATTTTATTCCTTCTCCTTCGTTTTCGTTCGAAACAAAAATCCACAAAAGAATATTTCCAGGCCGAAGGGAGTTTGTCTTGGTTTGTTGCAGGCACTGCGATGGTGGCCACAACATTTGCTGCTGATACACCTCTTGCGGTAACAGAGATCATAAGAGGTCAAGGGATTGCGGGAAATTGGATCTGGTGGTATATGGCGGTTGGTGGTTTTGTCACCGTTTTTTTCTTTTCCAAACTTTGGAAACGTTCTGGTGCCTCTACTGATTTGGAACTTATAGGCCTTAGATACAGCGGGAAAGAAGCAAATTTCCTACGAGGAATCAAAGCCTTTGTCATTGGTTTTTTACTAAACCTAGTCATCCTTGGTTGGGTCAATCTCGCGATGTTAAAAATCATTCCCGTATTTTTTCCAGAATGGACACCATCTCATATACTCATCTATTTATTGTTATTTGGCGTTTTTTACACATCGATCGCAGGACTTCGCGGGATTTCTTACATTGATGTTTTCCAATTCTTTTTAGCTTGGATCGGTTGTATCCTCTTTGCTTATTTTGCGGTCAACTTACCATCCATTGGCGGACTCGATGGTCTAAGATCCAAACTTGACAGCAGTAAAATTTTATTTTTTCCCAACGGAAGTTCAGGAACACTCCCTTGGGATCATTTTTTAATCTTACTAACAGTTCTTTGGTGGTCGAGTTGGTATCCTGGCTCTGAACCAGGTGGTGGGGGATATATTGCTCAAAGAATCCTTGCTACCAAAAATGAAAATGCAGCACTCAAAGGTTCTCTTTGGTTTGTGATTGCTCATTATTTTGTTCGTCCCTGGCCTTGGATTCTTGTTGCACTTGTTTCCGTAATTCTTTATCCAAATTTGTCAGATAAGGAAAGTGGAAAAGGATTTCTTATGGTTTTACAAGAGGGAATGCCTAAGGGGATGTTTGGACTTATGCTCAGTGCCTTTCTTGCAGCCTATCTTTCCACATTGGCCACTCATTTAAATTGGGGAGCTTCTTATCTAGTCAATGACCTCTGGAAACCAATGGTACAACCAGGAAAATCCGACTCCTACTATTTAAAAGTATCGTATGCAGTGCAGATTATAACAGCTGTTTGTTCTTTTTTTCTTGCCGTTTTCGGAATGGAAACCATTAAAGGAGCATGGGTGTTTTTACTCGAAGCATCTTCTGGGATTGGATTTATCTTAATTGCTAGGTGGTTCTTTTGGCGGATCTCTGCCTGGACCGAAATTTTGGCTTTTATCCTTTCACCTTTATTGTATTTACTTTTTTCTATTTACTTAAAGATAGAATTTCCTTATTCGATTCTTTATACAGCGGTTTCTTCGGCTGTTTTACTCATCCTTTCGACCTACATATTTCCAAATACAAGTAGTAATATCTTACTTCAATTTTACACTAAAACCAAACCACCTTATTTTTTTTGGAAGGGACTCTTTCAAAAAGAGAATCAAACACAAATCATATATCCCAATAGGTTGAATGTATCTTTACTTGGAACTCTTTCTGGATTGTCGTTTGTGTTTGGTGGATTGTATTCTATCCAATGTTTCATGTGGAAGGATGGAGAAATTTTGATTGGACTTCTCTTTTTTCTATTAGGACTTCTTGGACTTTACCTATCCCTTCGTTCCTTACAAAATCGATCTGAAATGTAAATTCTACTTAATAAGGTGAATATCGAATTTCCGTAATCACCTGTGTAAACAGATTACGGCTTTTAGTATCATCAATATTCGTAGTTTGAAAAGCCATCATCGAATGATCACAATCTGCTACATTGATTTGTTTGTATGTTAAGTTTCCTAGTCTGGCACTATTAGCCGGCACGATTCCATCTGATTGCGTAAAACCAGCATTCGATAAGATATTACAACCCGAATTATAATAAAAGGTTTCAGCAACTGTACAATTACTCATCACTCCAGCAAAACTAATAAATTTACTATTTAAGTTTGTATCTAGAAAAGACTGGTTCAGTGTATCCAACACTAAATTTTCTGCGCCCACCAGTGCCGTTTGTCCAGTGCCATTGTTGGTATAACCCAGTTCCGAACCACCTTGAGTACCCACAAGATAATTACCCAAATCATTTAGGAAGGGATTACTTGCTAAAAAACTAGATGTAGCAAAAGGAGAACCAAATTGGGGACTTCCCAAAGTTACAACCAGCCGAACAAAGGGAAGGTCTCCCACTTCTTTTGACAAGGCAACTCTTGTGACAAGACCTCCCATGGAATGGGCCACAATATAAACTTGATCAGAATCGATAAAATAACCACGTAAGGTAGAATGAAACTGGCGTCCGTTGACAAGTATACTATTGGAAGTTCGATAGGTATAAAGATAAAAATCGAATTCTGAATTCGCTGAATCTCGTCCTTCCTGAAAGTGAATGAGACCATTAGAAAAAGTATTTTTTATATTCTGAATTTTTTTCTCATCACCCGTAATGGGATCAGCATCTCTTTCTGCTGGGTTCCAACCATGAATGAGAACTATTTTCTTTTTTGCAGATTTTGGAAAAAACTCAGAACCAATGAATTGTAAATCAGAAAGATTACGAGAATAACCTGAAGAAAAACCAAATAACTTTTGATTGGGATTGGAAAGTAGGCCGAACCAAGCAAGAAACAAGGCAGCGTTGTTCACCCGTTTTTCCGATACAAACTCCTTTCTGTAAAAATCATAAACACAAGATTGGAATACAAAAACCCCTATGATAAGTAAAACTAAATATGATAAAATATTTCGCCTAACGCGAAACATTTTGTACCCGATCTAAAGTAATTCCACATGCAACAACAACATTAAGAGAAGTCACAGACCCAAATAGTGGGATTCTAGCCACATAATCAGCTTCTTCTAATAAGAGACGTTTGACTCCTTCACCTTCATTTCCCATGATGATTGCCATTTGCGTTGCATCTGGTAATGTTTCCCAAATGGATTCTTCACCTTCTTCATCGGTAGCAAGGATCCAATATTCATTTTTTTTGAGATATTCCATCCCATGCATGAGGTTTGCCACTCGATAGATTTGTAAATGGTGGACTGCACCTGCAGAAACTTTTTCCACAACAGGTGTGATGGGGGAGGTATCACGATCAGACATTAACACATGTTTAACGCCCATACATTCGGCAGTTCTCAAGATATTCCCTAAATTACCTGGATCTTGGATTCGATCCAAAATGAGTACGGGGCCTTCTCCTGCTTCTACATTTTGTTTGAACTGCTCGAATCCAAGTGATGCAAAGGATTTTTGTTTGGTACGAATGATGACATAACCTTGGTGGTTTTTATCTGAGGCAATTCGATCTAGTTCCCTTGTGGAAACGGTTGTGAATTTTACAGAATTAGGAATATAACCTCGGATTCTTTGTTTTTCTTCTGTTCCCATGGAGTCTTTGACAATGACCTCGCGAATGGTTTTGATTCCACGTTCAGGCGCCATCTGCTCCAATGACTCTAAAAATTCATAAAAATTACGTTTTCCAAAAAGTATTTCTACTGGGCTTTTTTCCATGTGGTGTTTCCTTCTTTTGTATCAGCGAGAAGGATTCCTTTTTCTTCCAACTCTTTACGAATTCTGTCGGCAGTAGAGAAATCTTTGTTTTGTTTGGCGGTCTTTCTGGCCTCTATTTGGCCAAGAATCCAATCTTCTGAAATTCCATCCAAAGTTTGGATTTGTTTTTGAAAGGAAAAAACAGCAAATAGCTCATTTGTTTTATAAAACAATGCCAAAGATTCTTTTAAGAATGTTGAATCAGATAACTCCGTTTTGGAATCCAAAAACTGGTTCACAACCCGAACCAGTTCAAAAACGGAAGCAAGGGCTTTCGGAACATTCAAATCATCAGCCAAAGAATTCATAAAATCCAAATTTATTTTTTGTAGTTCAGAATTTGAAAATTCAAAACCTTTTGATGATTTAGGTACGTTTTCCCACAAATTACCAGTTTCTAACACTCGGTAGATGGTATTTTGAATTCGTTCCATTGCTGTTTTGGATTCTTCCAACTTAGTAAGCGAAAAATTCAACTTACTTCTGTAATGTGCAGATATCAAATGATAACGAATTGAGTTTGGATCATATCCTTTTTCTAAAATATCACGTAAGGTATAAAAGTTTCCCTTACTTTTCGACATTTTTTCTCCGTCCACCAGAAGGTGTTCGCAGTGTAGCCAAGTTCCGACAAATTCTTCCTCAGGATATGCCCCATAACTTTGTGCGGCTTCATTTTCATGGTGAGGAAATAGGAGGTCAATCCCGCCGGTATGAATGTCCACACCTGATACGTATACTTTGCGAATCATCGCCGAACATTCTAAATGCCAACCTGGTCGGCCCGTGCCGATTTTTGTATGCCAACATTTTTCTTCTTCTGTCTTTTGGTTTTTCCAAAGAACAAAGTCACGAACATCATCTTTTGTGTACTCATCGGCATCATACCGAACTCCAGACTTCATACCCGAAACGTCGATTTTCGAAAGTTCTCCATAACGACTAAACTTCTGAATGGAAAAATATAAATTCCCATCCTTTTCGTAAACAAGGCCGTTCTTCTGAAGTGTTTCTACAAGTCCTACCATATCGTCAATGGACTCAGTGGCTTTTGGATAATGTTCTAATTTCTGGACGTGGAGAGTTTCCAAATCTTTAAAAAAAGCCTCTGTCCATGGTTTTGTAAATTCTTCGACGGAAATTTTTCTTTTGATCGATTCATTGATGATTTTATCATCAATGTCTGTGATGTTCATGGATTGGTTGAGTTTATATCCACCGAGCAGTAGAGAACGGCGAAGTACATCTACAAATAAAAAAGATCGAATGTTTCCAATATGTGCAAAATTATAAACGGTTGGCCCACAGGAATAAATGGATACATTCAAAGGATCTTTCGGAACAAATGTTTCCTTTTTTCCCGATTTTGAATTTTGAAATACAAAGGGAACTAAACTCATAAGGCAAAAATTTCTTTTACAAATTCTAAGTTTGCTTGTGGTTGTTTGTCTTTCCCTGCTTCATTTCCTTCTGTCGGATACAACTGCATCCGTTTATCACAGTTCATATGGTTAAACAAAGCAAAAGTGGATTTTGGATGAGAGATCACATCTTCCATTCCGCAAGAGAAGAGAGCAGGGATTTTGATTTTTTTGGCAAAGTTTAGCGCATCAAAATACGCCAATTCCTTTTTATAATCAATTTTTTTGGTGGCTCTTTTTTCTAAAAAGGGAGTGAGTTCCCGAATCCATGGATTTCCTTTTAAAGAAATTTGGTCTTTATCAATATAACAGAAGGAAGGTGTTTCTAAAATAAGTCCCTTAATTCGATCGGAATAGGCCGCACCAAATACAGAAAGGGCAGAACCAATGGACTTACCATGTAAAATGATTTGATCACCATCAATCCCGTCAGTCAAACGTAAGAACTCAATGGTTCGAATCACATCCAAATAAAGTTTTCGCATATAGAAATCTTCTTTTTGGTCGAGTCCATGTGCAAAATAATTGGGTGTCCAACCAATCGGTGCCTTTCCCGTGACTGGATCCACTGGCGCATGGATCATTTCTTCTCCATGACCACGAAGAGTGATATGGAGTTGGGCCACACCCAAATCAGAATATCCTTTTTGGATTTCTTCCGGAACAGCTAAATAATCATGAAAATAAACAACAACTGGCCTATTTCCTCTTTTTCTCGGAATCGCTAGCTTTCCATGTAACACATGATTGTCGATACTTTGAAAACTAACATCATTCAAAGATTCCCAAATGAAAGATCCTTTCAAAACCGTTTTGTAAGTGGCTTTGATTGGTACTTTCTTTAATTCAGAAATCCCTTCTTTCCAAAAACTATCTAAATCCGATGGAGGGTCCAGTTTCGGAACTGTTTGGAAACATTCATCAAAACTAACTGTTTGAGGCATGAGAATCCAACTTAGGTGAAAATTGATTTAAAAAACTATACATGGTTTGAAGTAAAAGTACAGAAATAGTCATAGGTCCAACTCCTCCTGGAACTGGAGTGTAATAAGAAGATTTATCCTTAGCTTTCGAAACTTCGATATCTCCCACATTTCCTACATTATAACCAGCATCCAAAATCACTGCACCTTCTTTGATCCAATCTGCTTGGATGAACTCTGGTTTACCAACAGCCCCAACCACAATGTCCGCCTGTTTCACAAGTTCCGGAAGATTTTTTGTTTTAGAATGACAAAGGGTAACTGTCGCATTTAAGTTCGTAAGCATTATGGCCATCGGTTTTCCGAGGATAGGTGATCTTCCCACAACTACGGCATGTTTTCCAGAAACATCAATTCCGTATTCTTGAAGTAATAACACCATTCCGTACGGAGTGCACGGGTAATAGGCTTCACTATTCATAGATAACTTTCCAAATGAAATGGTCGTGACTCCGTCCACATCCTTTTCCAAAGCGATTTCATCAAAACACAAACGTTCATCAATTTGATGAGGGACTGGGTGCTGCAAAAGAATTCCATTCACAGAAGAGTCTGCATTGAGTTTGCGAATTTCAACTAACAACTCTTCGGTGGTTGTTTCTTCTTTTAGGCGCACATATCGTGATCCCATTCCCACTTTTTCGCAAGCCTTCACTTTCATATTTACATAAGTTTCGGATGCAGGGTTATCCCCAACAAGGATGGTAGCAAGGGTAGGAACTCCCTTACCTTCGGATTTAGCTTTTGCTAATGTTTCTGCGATTCGATTTCGAATTTTTTCGGAAATCGCTTTACCGTCTAATAGGATGCTAGATTTCATTCTGTAAGTTCAAAATTTCAAAGAAAATTGAACTGGCAAACAGAAAAAACCATCCATGATTCCAAGTTTAGATCCATCACAAACCCTTTCTCAAAATTCCACATCCACTCATAGTTTACAAGGCTGGGTACAAGGAGTCAGAGGCAATAACCACGTCCAATTCCTCCAACTCCGCACCGAGGGAAAAATTTACCAAGTGGTCGCCGAAAAAGAATTTTTGGGAGAAGAAACCTTCAAAGAAATCAAAGCCCTCCCGCAAGAGGCATCTCTCATCGTTTTTGGAGAGGCAAAGGAAAATCCGAAAGCTCCGGGTGGTCAGGAATTATTCCTACATTCCTTTACTCTTGTAGGAGAGTCGTCGAACTATCCGATCACCCCCAAAGAACACGGCCCTGATTTTTTACACAACCATAGACATTTGTGGTTACGTTCCAAAAGGCAACTTGCCATCCAAAGGGTTCGTTCTGAGTTATCTTTCGCCATCCGAGAATTCTTCCGTAATGACGGATATACTCTGATCGACACACCCATCCTCACCGGTTCCATCGGGGAATCAGCAGGAACCCTTTTTTCCACCGAATACTTCGATTTAGGGCAAGCCTACTTAGCCCAAACGGGCCAGCTCTATTTAGAAACAGCTGCCTTTGCTCATTCCAAGGTGTATTGTTTTGGCCCGACATTCCGAGCTGAAAAAAGTAAAACCAGACGTCACTTAACTGAGTTTTGGATGCTCGAAGCCGAAACTGCCTTCCTCGGCCAAGATGGAAATTTGGATCTGCAGGAGCGATTTGTAAAGACCGTCCTACGAGTCACCATCGAAAGAACCGCAGAAGACTTAAAAGTCCTCGACCGAGATCCAGCGCCGCTTCTGGAACAACTGGCCAAACCGTTCCCAAGAGTGGATTACGGCGAAGCCATCAAAATTTTACAAACCGCAGGGGAAGAAATCGCCTGGGGAGAGGACATCAATTCGGACAGGGAACAAATCCTCACCACCCATTTTGGAACGGCCATCTTCATCCAAAATTTCCCAAGGGCCATCAAAGCCTTCTATATGAAACAAAATCCTAATGACCCGAATACTGTCCTTTCTGCGGATCTCATTGCTCCGGATGGAATTGGGGAGATCATCGGCGGGTCGGAAAGGGAAGAATCCTTTGATAAAATTGTGGAAAGGTTACAGGAAGAAGGACTTCCTCCCGAAGACTATTCTTGGTATTTGGACCTTCGTAAATATGGCTCTGTTCCTCATGCTGGCTTTGG of the Leptospira kanakyensis genome contains:
- the asnS gene encoding asparagine--tRNA ligase, which encodes MIPSLDPSQTLSQNSTSTHSLQGWVQGVRGNNHVQFLQLRTEGKIYQVVAEKEFLGEETFKEIKALPQEASLIVFGEAKENPKAPGGQELFLHSFTLVGESSNYPITPKEHGPDFLHNHRHLWLRSKRQLAIQRVRSELSFAIREFFRNDGYTLIDTPILTGSIGESAGTLFSTEYFDLGQAYLAQTGQLYLETAAFAHSKVYCFGPTFRAEKSKTRRHLTEFWMLEAETAFLGQDGNLDLQERFVKTVLRVTIERTAEDLKVLDRDPAPLLEQLAKPFPRVDYGEAIKILQTAGEEIAWGEDINSDREQILTTHFGTAIFIQNFPRAIKAFYMKQNPNDPNTVLSADLIAPDGIGEIIGGSEREESFDKIVERLQEEGLPPEDYSWYLDLRKYGSVPHAGFGMGLERVIAWVCGLSHIRECIPYPRMIYRLSP
- the folD gene encoding bifunctional methylenetetrahydrofolate dehydrogenase/methenyltetrahydrofolate cyclohydrolase FolD yields the protein MKSSILLDGKAISEKIRNRIAETLAKAKSEGKGVPTLATILVGDNPASETYVNMKVKACEKVGMGSRYVRLKEETTTEELLVEIRKLNADSSVNGILLQHPVPHQIDERLCFDEIALEKDVDGVTTISFGKLSMNSEAYYPCTPYGMVLLLQEYGIDVSGKHAVVVGRSPILGKPMAIMLTNLNATVTLCHSKTKNLPELVKQADIVVGAVGKPEFIQADWIKEGAVILDAGYNVGNVGDIEVSKAKDKSSYYTPVPGGVGPMTISVLLLQTMYSFLNQFSPKLDSHASNS